In Streptococcus respiraculi, one DNA window encodes the following:
- a CDS encoding type B 50S ribosomal protein L31, with amino-acid sequence MKKDIHPEYRTVVFMDTTTGYKFLSGSTKNSKETIEFEGETYPLIRVEISSDSHPFYTGRQKFTQADGRVDRFNKKYGLK; translated from the coding sequence ATGAAAAAAGATATCCATCCAGAATATCGCACTGTTGTCTTCATGGACACAACTACTGGTTACAAGTTCCTTAGTGGTTCTACAAAGAACTCTAAAGAAACTATCGAATTTGAAGGTGAAACATACCCATTGATTCGTGTGGAAATTTCATCAGACTCACACCCATTCTACACAGGACGTCAAAAGTTCACGCAAGCAGATGGACGTGTGGATCGTTTCAACAAAAAATATGGTCTCAAATAA
- a CDS encoding NAD(P)H-dependent oxidoreductase, with translation MKFVGLVGSNADESYNRKLLEFIRRQFKVKFELEVMEIDDIPIFNQDENWEECFQLRLLYHKITRADGVIIATPEHNHTITAALKSVLEWLSFKVHPFEDKPVMIVGASYYDQGTSRAQVHLRKILDAPGVNAFTLPGNEFLLGKAKEAFDGNGNIIDQGTVKFLEMCLDNFIKYVGVVSSLKKPKPIEAEDLYCKGAIDTTILGIDPDDPDWLEKAAKQVNAVEGDTYVKLDNGLLTVNQLNMFLNAMPFELTYADDNNQFLYYNDAHPDPNTMLGKRVKEQVGNRLGTVHGTLPPARMKNVEWVVGTLRNGNQEYVRTIVPGTPPEVINTHNYQAMYYPDGSYAGINEIIFNFKPWLDWYLKETGQRLVGGTGMQTVHGATDADSGASSTDETGSGAELSTDADSGASIQ, from the coding sequence ATGAAATTTGTAGGACTTGTAGGGTCAAATGCGGACGAATCATACAATCGAAAATTATTAGAATTCATCAGAAGACAATTCAAAGTAAAATTTGAATTGGAAGTAATGGAAATTGATGATATCCCGATCTTTAACCAAGATGAAAACTGGGAAGAATGTTTCCAATTGCGTCTTCTCTATCATAAAATTACTCGAGCAGACGGTGTCATTATTGCGACACCAGAACACAATCATACCATTACAGCTGCTCTAAAAAGCGTACTTGAATGGCTGTCCTTTAAGGTTCATCCTTTCGAAGATAAACCTGTTATGATTGTAGGCGCTTCTTATTATGATCAAGGAACATCTCGGGCTCAAGTGCATTTACGCAAGATTTTAGATGCTCCAGGAGTTAATGCTTTCACACTACCAGGAAATGAGTTCTTGCTTGGAAAGGCAAAAGAAGCCTTTGACGGAAATGGAAATATTATCGATCAAGGAACAGTGAAATTTCTAGAAATGTGCCTTGACAATTTCATCAAATACGTAGGAGTTGTGTCTAGTTTGAAAAAACCTAAACCAATTGAAGCAGAAGACCTTTATTGTAAGGGAGCGATTGATACAACTATTCTTGGTATTGATCCAGATGATCCAGACTGGTTGGAAAAGGCTGCAAAACAAGTCAATGCAGTAGAAGGAGATACCTATGTCAAGCTAGACAATGGTTTGTTAACGGTTAATCAATTGAATATGTTTTTAAATGCTATGCCATTTGAACTGACCTATGCTGATGATAACAACCAATTCTTGTACTATAACGATGCTCATCCAGATCCAAATACTATGTTAGGTAAACGTGTAAAAGAACAGGTGGGAAATCGCCTTGGTACGGTTCACGGCACCTTACCACCAGCACGTATGAAGAATGTGGAATGGGTTGTGGGTACCTTGCGAAATGGTAACCAAGAATATGTTCGTACGATTGTTCCAGGAACCCCTCCAGAAGTAATTAATACCCATAACTATCAAGCAATGTATTATCCAGACGGATCGTATGCTGGCATTAATGAGATTATCTTCAACTTTAAACCTTGGTTAGACTGGTACCTAAAAGAAACTGGCCAACGCTTGGTTGGTGGTACAGGAATGCAAACGGTGCATGGCGCAACAGATGCTGATTCAGGAGCTTCTAGTACTGATGAGACTGGTTCTGGAGCAGAACTGTCAACGGATGCCGATTCAGGTGCCTCTATTCAGTAA
- a CDS encoding NADPH-dependent FMN reductase, which translates to MKFIAIVGTNSAQSTNRKLLQYIQKHFADVAEIELIEIKDIPLFNKPANKTVPPIVTEIAEKITAADGVIIGTPEYDHSIPAVLMSALAWLSYGIFPLLNKPVMITGASYGTLGSSRAQLQLRQILNAPEIKANVIPEEFLLSHSLQAFNQDGDLIDLDTIQKLEALFDDFRLFVKITGKLSNAKALLHKEAENFDWESL; encoded by the coding sequence ATGAAATTCATTGCTATTGTTGGGACGAATTCTGCCCAATCAACCAATCGAAAATTACTTCAATACATCCAAAAACATTTTGCGGATGTCGCAGAGATTGAATTGATTGAAATCAAAGATATTCCTTTATTTAATAAGCCTGCCAATAAAACGGTTCCGCCAATTGTGACGGAAATTGCAGAAAAAATTACAGCTGCAGATGGCGTCATCATTGGAACACCAGAATATGACCATTCTATTCCAGCTGTCTTAATGAGTGCTCTTGCTTGGTTATCTTATGGTATTTTCCCGCTTTTAAATAAACCTGTGATGATTACAGGTGCTTCTTATGGAACCTTAGGATCATCGCGTGCGCAACTCCAATTGCGCCAAATCTTGAATGCTCCTGAGATTAAAGCGAATGTTATCCCAGAGGAATTTTTATTATCGCATTCTCTTCAAGCCTTTAATCAGGATGGCGACCTCATTGATCTAGATACCATTCAAAAATTGGAAGCCTTGTTTGATGACTTTAGACTCTTTGTGAAAATTACAGGTAAATTATCCAATGCCAAAGCCTTATTGCACAAAGAAGCTGAAAATTTTGATTGGGAAAGTTTATAG
- a CDS encoding FAD:protein FMN transferase yields the protein MQASSRQLRLMGTVIDIKIWHQEAEPILDQVEELLYLYKDRFSANDLTSELMEVNYNAGVQAVPVATDLFELIALGKLHSCAPNSRLNITIGPLVQAWRIGFSDARVPSQAEIDEKLALINPQDIELDEETQSVYLQKEGMAIDLGALAKGYIADRIVEHLHRVGVSKGLINLGGNVLTFGHASHNPDGQWYIGIQHPHLPRGNNIAIVKIEDGSVVTSGIYERTFTYEGKTYHHIFDSQTGYPVTSDVASLTIVSKQSVDGEIWTTRLFGRPIQEIYQTVQDQEGIEAIILTTKNEMLVTDGLRNALVI from the coding sequence ATGCAAGCGAGTAGTCGACAACTTCGTCTCATGGGAACGGTCATTGATATTAAAATTTGGCACCAAGAGGCGGAGCCAATTTTAGATCAAGTAGAGGAGCTCTTATATCTGTATAAGGATCGCTTTTCGGCCAACGATTTAACATCTGAGCTTATGGAAGTGAATTATAATGCAGGGGTTCAAGCAGTTCCTGTTGCGACTGATTTATTTGAATTGATTGCACTTGGAAAGCTTCATAGTTGCGCTCCCAATAGCCGTTTAAATATTACTATTGGTCCCCTGGTCCAAGCTTGGCGGATTGGCTTTTCAGATGCGCGTGTTCCGAGCCAAGCAGAGATTGATGAAAAATTAGCCTTAATCAATCCGCAAGACATTGAATTAGATGAGGAAACCCAGTCCGTCTATTTACAAAAAGAAGGAATGGCTATTGACTTAGGGGCCCTTGCAAAAGGCTACATTGCGGATCGGATTGTCGAACACCTACACCGTGTTGGCGTATCAAAAGGTCTTATCAATCTGGGAGGCAATGTCCTGACATTTGGTCACGCTAGTCACAATCCAGATGGTCAGTGGTATATCGGCATTCAACATCCACACCTTCCAAGAGGAAATAATATTGCCATTGTGAAAATTGAAGACGGTTCTGTTGTCACCTCAGGTATCTACGAACGGACCTTTACCTATGAAGGAAAAACCTACCACCATATCTTTGATAGTCAGACAGGTTATCCCGTCACAAGTGATGTCGCAAGTCTGACCATCGTTTCCAAACAATCAGTTGACGGAGAAATCTGGACCACTCGTTTATTTGGACGACCTATCCAAGAAATCTACCAAACAGTTCAAGACCAAGAAGGGATTGAAGCGATTATTCTGACAACTAAAAATGAAATGCTAGTGACAGATGGTCTGCGAAATGCTCTGGTGATATAA